The DNA window ATAAGCAATTACAGATTAACTCTTCATAATATATGCTATAACTATGAACATTTTCAGGCAACGATTTCGGTGGCTTAACAATACATTCCAATGAAATTTTGAAGCGCGCTGCTGAACATTCATATCCCACACAAAAACAAGATGAGCGCAGTGTGTTGACCTCGCCGGATGGCTATAAGGTTTATGTGGTGAATTCAAAGCCAGCGGCTGGCACAGATCCAGTTAAGCAGGTGGAGCTGCATGTCAGCGACCTGGCTGCATCGCGTAAGTACTGGCATGAGCTGCTCAAAATGAAACTGTTGGAGCAGACCGAACAATCGGTGCTGCTTAGCTATGGCAATAATCAGGCTGCGCTGCGTCTGCTCAAGCTGCAGGGCAAGGTGGATCGTGCTCAGGCCTATGGAcgcattgcatttgctgtgcCCGCGGCTGAGCAGCCACAAATACAAGCAGCTGTGGAGGCCAGCAAGGGAGTCATATTGAAGCCGCTTATAAAGCTGGATACGCCTGGCAAGGCATCAGTTACAGTGGTTATATTGGCGGATCCAGATGGTCATGAGATCTGTTTTGTGGATGAGG is part of the Drosophila busckii strain San Diego stock center, stock number 13000-0081.31 chromosome X, ASM1175060v1, whole genome shotgun sequence genome and encodes:
- the LOC108607119 gene encoding glyoxalase domain-containing protein 4, with amino-acid sequence MANVTGRALHYVFKIGDRAKNIFFFRTILGMQVLRHEEFKEGCEAQCNGPYDNRWSKTMMGYGPESAHFVVELTYNYGVKSYELGNDFGGLTIHSNEILKRAAEHSYPTQKQDERSVLTSPDGYKVYVVNSKPAAGTDPVKQVELHVSDLAASRKYWHELLKMKLLEQTEQSVLLSYGNNQAALRLLKLQGKVDRAQAYGRIAFAVPAAEQPQIQAAVEASKGVILKPLIKLDTPGKASVTVVILADPDGHEICFVDEEGFGELSQFEAEGEAQLDKFIRKDPFQDK